One region of Epilithonimonas zeae genomic DNA includes:
- the clpB gene encoding ATP-dependent chaperone ClpB, which yields MNLNQYTVKSQEAIQAAQQVAMEFGNQQIEPQHLLEGIFQVDENISPFLLKKSEADATLVRERNRENLEKLPKVQGGNIYLSQSANKVLLDAPNIAKKMGDEYVTIEHLWLSLLETNSEVSKMLKDMGVTKNLLEGGIKELRKGSKATSASSEETYQSLNKYAKNFNELAAEGKLDPVIGRDEEIRRVLQILSRRTKNNPILIGEPGVGKTAIAEGIAHRIISGDVPENLMDKTLYSLDMGALIAGAKYKGEFEERLKSVVNEVIKSDGQIILFIDEIHTLVGAGGGEGAMDAANILKPALARGELRAIGATTLNEYQKYFEKDKALERRFQKVMVEEPDTESAISILRGIKDKYEAHHKVRIKDEAIIAAVEMSQRYISDRFLPDKAIDLIDEASAKLRMEINSKPEELDVLDRKLMQMEIELAAISREGNQTKIDHLKEDIAKISEQRNEINAKWLKEKQKSEDLTQIKKDIESLKLEAERASRAGDYAKVAEIQYGKLREKEEELSKLELEMQNHQNELIKEEVTSENISEVIAKWTGIPVTKLLQSEREKLLSLETELHHRVVGQDEAITAVADAIRRNRAGLSDDKKPIGSFLFLGTTGVGKTELAKALAEFLFDDENNMTRIDMSEYQERHSVSRLVGAPPGYVGYDEGGQLTEAVRRRPYSVVLLDEIEKAHPDVFNTLLQVLDDGRLTDNKGRVVNFKNSIIIMTSNLGSHLIQENFENITDENQDEIVDKTKDEVFDLLKQTLRPEFLNRIDEVVLFQPLRKKEIGKIVTYQLRGFNDMLAKRNIIMTATQDAVDYLMNKGYDPVFGARPLKRVIQQEVLNKLSREILAGTVNDGDRITLDYFEETGLVFRPVE from the coding sequence ATGAACTTAAACCAATATACTGTAAAATCACAAGAAGCCATCCAGGCTGCGCAACAAGTGGCGATGGAATTTGGCAATCAGCAGATTGAACCTCAACATCTCCTTGAAGGAATTTTTCAGGTAGATGAAAATATATCGCCTTTCTTACTGAAAAAATCTGAAGCAGATGCTACTTTAGTAAGAGAACGCAACCGTGAAAATTTAGAAAAACTTCCCAAAGTACAGGGAGGAAATATTTACCTTTCACAATCGGCAAACAAAGTTTTGCTTGATGCACCCAACATCGCTAAAAAAATGGGCGATGAATATGTAACTATTGAGCATTTATGGCTTTCTTTATTGGAAACCAATTCAGAAGTTTCGAAAATGCTTAAAGATATGGGCGTTACGAAAAACCTTTTGGAAGGCGGAATTAAAGAATTAAGAAAAGGTTCGAAAGCAACTTCTGCAAGTTCGGAAGAGACTTATCAATCTTTAAATAAATATGCAAAAAACTTCAACGAATTAGCCGCGGAAGGAAAATTAGATCCTGTAATCGGGCGTGATGAAGAAATCAGGAGAGTTTTGCAGATCCTTTCAAGAAGAACAAAAAATAATCCGATTCTGATTGGTGAGCCGGGAGTTGGTAAAACGGCCATCGCTGAAGGAATTGCTCACAGAATTATCAGTGGCGACGTTCCTGAAAATCTGATGGATAAGACTTTATATTCATTGGATATGGGAGCTTTAATCGCCGGTGCTAAATACAAAGGTGAGTTTGAAGAGCGTCTGAAATCTGTGGTGAATGAAGTTATTAAATCAGACGGGCAAATCATTCTTTTTATCGACGAGATCCATACTTTGGTGGGAGCCGGGGGCGGTGAAGGTGCGATGGATGCTGCCAATATTTTAAAACCAGCTTTGGCAAGAGGAGAATTAAGAGCTATCGGTGCAACGACTTTAAACGAATATCAAAAATATTTTGAAAAAGATAAAGCGTTGGAAAGACGTTTCCAAAAAGTGATGGTGGAAGAACCGGATACGGAATCAGCCATTTCCATCCTTCGAGGAATTAAAGATAAATATGAAGCTCACCACAAAGTAAGAATCAAAGATGAGGCGATTATTGCAGCCGTGGAAATGTCTCAGCGATATATTTCGGACCGATTTTTACCGGATAAAGCGATTGATTTGATTGATGAAGCTTCTGCGAAATTGAGAATGGAAATCAATTCGAAACCAGAAGAACTGGATGTTCTCGATAGAAAACTGATGCAGATGGAAATTGAATTGGCTGCGATTTCAAGAGAGGGAAATCAGACGAAAATAGATCATTTGAAAGAAGATATTGCAAAAATTTCCGAGCAGAGAAATGAAATCAATGCTAAGTGGCTGAAAGAGAAACAAAAATCTGAAGATTTAACTCAGATTAAAAAAGATATAGAATCTCTGAAATTAGAAGCAGAAAGAGCTTCAAGAGCAGGAGATTATGCAAAAGTTGCGGAAATCCAATATGGAAAACTTCGTGAAAAAGAAGAAGAGCTTTCCAAATTGGAACTCGAGATGCAAAATCATCAGAATGAATTAATTAAAGAAGAAGTAACTTCTGAAAATATCTCTGAAGTGATTGCAAAATGGACAGGAATTCCCGTAACCAAACTCCTTCAATCTGAAAGAGAAAAATTATTAAGTCTTGAAACTGAACTTCATCACAGAGTTGTAGGACAGGATGAAGCCATTACAGCAGTTGCGGATGCCATTAGAAGAAACAGAGCAGGATTAAGTGACGATAAAAAGCCAATCGGTTCGTTCCTGTTTTTAGGAACCACCGGAGTCGGAAAAACCGAGCTTGCAAAGGCATTAGCAGAGTTTTTATTTGATGACGAAAATAATATGACGAGAATTGATATGAGTGAATATCAGGAACGTCACAGTGTTTCGAGATTGGTGGGTGCGCCTCCTGGATATGTGGGTTATGATGAAGGCGGTCAGTTGACCGAAGCGGTACGAAGAAGACCTTATTCTGTGGTACTTTTGGATGAGATTGAAAAAGCGCATCCTGATGTTTTCAACACGTTGTTACAGGTTTTGGATGACGGTCGTTTGACGGACAATAAAGGTAGAGTCGTGAATTTCAAAAACTCGATTATCATTATGACTTCGAATTTAGGTTCACATTTGATTCAGGAGAATTTTGAAAATATTACTGATGAAAATCAGGATGAAATTGTTGATAAAACAAAAGATGAGGTCTTTGATTTATTGAAACAGACATTGCGTCCGGAATTCTTGAACAGAATTGACGAGGTGGTATTGTTCCAGCCTTTAAGAAAAAAAGAAATCGGAAAAATTGTAACCTACCAGTTGAGAGGATTCAACGATATGCTGGCAAAACGAAATATCATTATGACCGCAACTCAGGACGCCGTAGATTATCTGATGAATAAAGGGTACGATCCTGTTTTTGGAGCAAGACCATTGAAGAGAGTGATTCAGCAGGAAGTTCTGAATAAATTATCCAGAGAGATCCTTGCAGGAACCGTAAATGACGGTGACAGAATCACTTTGGATTATTTCGAGGAAACAGGTTTGGTTTTCAGACCGGTGGAATAA
- a CDS encoding outer membrane beta-barrel protein: MKRVICSIVVLCSISIFSQEIKSDSIKETKEIQEVILKSQRKKQYSDKAVYTFDKEALEKARYAKDLIKTLPELQLDPISNTLKSTKGGTTLFLINGIEASDMQIRSVQPSEVVKVEYYDIPPARWATRADQVVNLITRNPETGYVFGADTTTAFNTGFVNGSAYGNYTKGKNDFGLEYSINLRNYNNRTVKSIYDYNLNDFHYRSEEGKRDHFGYTYQNVVLRYTLSVPEKYVFQTKVNLDFFTSFIKGKGQSIFYKDDITEQHGMFKNGNSSYKKPTLDLYFSKNIGKKDELSINLVGSSFTTNNSELAKEWDLSSGNSVYDNDMNLKAKQSGIVGEIAHVHTFEKGKLSSGYRISNTSISNELQNLEGFSEYRVNYLEQYLYTEYSGKINKFSYRLGAGLTNIHNKSAENVDDEWTITPKIILSYSINNNQSLRFTSSYKPQSPGSSALSSNVVQMAPNIVQRGNPFLKTAQRWGNNLIYSYNNKYFDFNANLFYWYNNRAINQYYVLDEALGGYALTYENAKNSQQYGVQLTGSYKPFGNSLLVIKTQISPASETIKTSDGKLIKNNYIGNNFTLSSEYKSFSIQYEFNIPVYNLNGAFLSTNENASHLFASYKLKEWTFTTGMYWLGMPSDYKTKSLPESVVNYSRHNQIWNNKSMLILGLSYDFSKGKKNQIDKKLNNSTAPAATF, encoded by the coding sequence ATGAAAAGAGTTATATGTTCCATTGTTGTTTTATGTAGTATTTCAATATTTTCTCAGGAAATAAAATCTGATAGTATCAAAGAAACTAAGGAAATTCAGGAAGTTATTTTAAAATCCCAGCGAAAGAAACAATACTCGGACAAAGCTGTTTATACTTTTGACAAGGAAGCTTTGGAAAAAGCCAGATATGCAAAAGATTTGATAAAAACCTTGCCCGAATTACAACTAGACCCTATTTCCAATACACTGAAAAGTACAAAAGGTGGAACAACTCTTTTCCTTATCAACGGAATTGAAGCCAGCGATATGCAAATCCGGAGTGTACAACCTTCCGAAGTGGTAAAAGTAGAATATTATGACATCCCTCCGGCAAGATGGGCAACAAGAGCCGACCAGGTAGTGAACCTCATCACAAGAAATCCGGAAACGGGCTATGTCTTTGGAGCTGATACAACTACAGCCTTCAACACAGGTTTTGTAAATGGCTCCGCTTATGGAAATTACACAAAAGGTAAAAACGATTTCGGATTGGAGTATTCCATCAACCTGAGAAATTATAATAATCGAACTGTCAAAAGTATTTACGACTACAATCTGAATGATTTTCACTATCGTTCAGAAGAAGGCAAAAGAGACCATTTCGGTTACACTTATCAGAATGTTGTATTGAGATACACACTTTCTGTTCCTGAAAAATATGTATTTCAGACAAAAGTGAATTTAGACTTTTTTACCAGCTTCATAAAAGGAAAGGGACAAAGTATTTTTTACAAAGACGATATTACCGAACAACACGGAATGTTCAAAAATGGAAACTCCAGTTATAAAAAGCCAACCTTGGATTTATATTTTTCTAAAAATATAGGTAAGAAAGACGAACTCAGCATTAATTTGGTGGGTTCGTCTTTCACGACCAATAATTCAGAATTGGCAAAAGAGTGGGATTTGAGTTCGGGTAACTCTGTGTATGACAATGATATGAACCTGAAAGCAAAGCAGAGCGGGATTGTTGGCGAGATTGCACACGTCCACACATTTGAAAAAGGGAAATTATCATCCGGATATAGAATCTCTAATACTTCTATTTCTAATGAACTGCAGAATCTGGAAGGTTTTTCAGAATATCGTGTTAATTATCTGGAGCAATATCTTTATACAGAATATTCTGGCAAAATCAACAAATTCTCTTACAGATTGGGAGCCGGACTGACCAACATCCATAACAAAAGTGCAGAAAACGTGGATGATGAATGGACAATTACTCCAAAAATTATTTTGAGTTATTCTATCAACAACAATCAAAGCCTACGTTTTACCAGCAGTTACAAACCACAAAGCCCGGGAAGTTCCGCACTCAGCAGTAATGTTGTTCAGATGGCGCCGAATATTGTTCAACGAGGGAATCCTTTTCTGAAAACAGCCCAACGATGGGGAAATAACTTGATTTATTCTTATAATAACAAGTACTTCGATTTCAATGCCAATCTGTTTTATTGGTATAACAACAGAGCTATCAATCAATATTATGTCCTTGACGAGGCACTCGGCGGATATGCTTTAACTTACGAGAATGCGAAAAATTCTCAGCAATATGGAGTTCAGCTTACCGGTTCATACAAACCTTTCGGAAATAGCTTACTTGTCATAAAAACACAAATTTCACCAGCATCCGAAACCATAAAAACAAGCGACGGAAAATTGATTAAAAACAATTATATCGGGAACAACTTCACTCTGTCGTCAGAATACAAATCGTTTAGCATTCAGTATGAATTCAATATTCCTGTGTATAATCTGAATGGTGCTTTTTTGAGTACGAATGAAAATGCCAGCCATCTTTTTGCAAGCTATAAGCTGAAGGAATGGACTTTCACGACAGGAATGTATTGGCTCGGAATGCCTTCGGATTACAAAACCAAAAGTCTGCCGGAAAGCGTGGTCAACTATTCCCGACACAATCAAATCTGGAATAACAAGTCTATGCTCATCCTTGGTTTAAGCTACGATTTCTCTAAAGGTAAAAAGAATCAAATAGACAAAAAACTGAATAACAGCACTGCTCCTGCAGCAACTTTTTAA
- a CDS encoding T9SS type A sorting domain-containing protein, which yields MKKLLFSLAIAVANFSFGQITLEHVFPAGETAKVYKNENQTFYFTTKFESNIINIYNSDYSLYKTINVQSPMGFSTVSFPTADNFDFVISKHIFNNDDKLEILIAFYGNEQYRFQVINEDGVIIKNFDNTYYDYDIELFTDKTVNKNKLVLLNTANASEVYTLPSSSLASKEIEYQRTLSAFPIPTNKILNVFNPGNGANKVEIYDASGKMVVSKSFNINENRISVDVENLPKGNYIYKIGNLSSKFIKN from the coding sequence ATGAAAAAACTCCTATTCTCGCTAGCAATTGCAGTAGCTAATTTTTCTTTTGGGCAAATTACATTAGAGCACGTTTTTCCAGCGGGAGAAACAGCTAAAGTTTATAAAAATGAAAATCAAACATTTTATTTTACAACAAAATTTGAATCAAATATTATAAATATATATAATTCAGATTATTCTTTGTATAAAACTATTAATGTGCAAAGTCCAATGGGATTTAGTACTGTTTCTTTTCCTACGGCAGATAATTTCGATTTTGTAATCTCTAAACATATTTTTAATAATGATGATAAACTAGAAATTCTAATTGCTTTTTATGGTAATGAACAGTATAGATTTCAAGTCATCAATGAAGATGGGGTTATTATTAAAAATTTTGATAATACTTATTACGATTATGATATTGAATTGTTTACGGATAAAACAGTTAATAAAAATAAATTAGTTTTACTAAACACTGCAAATGCTAGTGAGGTTTATACCTTACCTTCATCATCTCTTGCTTCAAAAGAGATTGAGTATCAAAGGACACTATCTGCTTTCCCTATTCCAACAAATAAGATTTTAAATGTTTTCAATCCTGGAAATGGAGCAAATAAGGTTGAGATTTATGATGCTTCTGGAAAAATGGTTGTAAGCAAAAGTTTCAATATTAATGAAAATAGAATATCTGTAGATGTTGAGAATCTTCCTAAAGGAAACTATATTTATAAAATTGGAAATCTAAGTTCTAAATTTATTAAGAACTAA
- a CDS encoding FKBP-type peptidyl-prolyl cis-trans isomerase, producing MKRQTIALFCIATLSIISCAKEGDKKDDSKYTDEQKASYYIGMSIAQNMKQEGFKVDAELLAQGIKEEMDSTKKKMLPAEEMNSFMQDFMMKQHQKKQSEASAQGSENKKKGLEFLAKNKTNPKVKTTASGLQYEVLQEGDGKTKPKASDVVQVKYTGKLLDGTVFDSTDKNGGAPADINLGAVIPGWTEGIQLMSKGAKYRFYIPSDLAYGDQGAGGAIPGGSTIIFDVELVNIK from the coding sequence ATGAAAAGACAGACTATTGCATTGTTTTGCATAGCAACACTTAGTATTATTTCTTGTGCTAAGGAAGGAGATAAAAAAGATGACAGCAAATATACCGACGAGCAAAAAGCCTCTTATTACATAGGAATGAGCATCGCTCAAAATATGAAACAAGAAGGCTTCAAAGTAGATGCAGAACTTTTGGCTCAAGGTATCAAAGAGGAAATGGACAGCACGAAGAAAAAGATGTTGCCAGCTGAAGAGATGAACAGCTTTATGCAAGATTTTATGATGAAGCAACATCAAAAGAAACAATCCGAAGCAAGTGCGCAAGGCTCTGAAAATAAGAAAAAAGGTCTGGAGTTTCTTGCGAAAAATAAGACTAACCCAAAAGTGAAAACTACTGCTTCTGGTTTACAATATGAAGTGCTGCAGGAAGGTGATGGTAAAACAAAACCAAAAGCATCTGATGTTGTACAGGTAAAATATACCGGAAAATTGCTCGATGGAACTGTTTTCGATTCTACCGATAAAAATGGTGGTGCGCCAGCGGATATCAATCTGGGTGCTGTAATCCCAGGTTGGACAGAAGGAATTCAGCTGATGAGCAAAGGGGCTAAGTACAGATTTTACATTCCTTCGGATTTGGCTTATGGAGACCAAGGTGCTGGAGGCGCAATTCCAGGAGGTTCTACGATTATCTTTGATGTAGAATTGGTAAATATCAAATAA